In Macadamia integrifolia cultivar HAES 741 chromosome 13, SCU_Mint_v3, whole genome shotgun sequence, one DNA window encodes the following:
- the LOC122058977 gene encoding wall-associated receptor kinase 2-like, with translation MSPLAKPNCSAKCALQVLQISFQGQINILSPISKDCFNKLGQRINRLQSYTKTTDDASLFTVSDTENKFTALGCDTISHIDGYNGRNFRSGCSMICSNVSDVINGSCTGIGCCQTSIPKGLGSFNVSLETYENHTHVFGFNPCSYAFVVQSSWFNFSVSDLFNFTSVNGSVPLVYDWAVDIKSCDEAVKNLTTYACKNSECVTSKNGFGYSCVCSKGYEGNPYLHDGCQDVDECKVATKNNCSKNAICKNTLGSYSCYCSKGFYGDGFENGTRCVKTVSIPVTKIIAGVIVCIIALPIFIWLVYWAIKKRRLIKLREKFFQQNGGMLLQQQIASYKGEDIAQIFTIEGLKMATNNFHESQIIGQGGFGTVYKGTLPGGKVVAIKRSKTVDKGQIIQFINEVDILSQINHRHVVKLLGCCLESEVPLLVYEFVSNGTLYQHIHSENKTTFLSWDNRLRIAAETADALAYLHSSHSVPIFHRDVKSSNILLDDKYSARVSDFGASRLVPIDQTQKTTMLQGTHGYLDPECLPTGQLTDKSDVYSFGVVLVELLTRKKPIFMNESGEWIALAIYFVSTIKDGNLFHILDETIVDDDGNRQQLTIAAEIARSCLEERREDRPAMKEVAKDLDSLKMMYEQPLSQHVQEETDFSLGGPSTSSTDPVFEIGFGNSFNDADDLCEHGR, from the exons ATGTCGCCACTGGCAAAGCCCAATTGCTCTGCTAAATGTG CCCTCCAAGTTCTACAAATTTCATTTCAAGGACAAATCAATATACTTTCTCCTATAAGTAAAGATTGCTTCAACAAGTTGGGTCAACGGATTAACCGGCTGCAAAGTTATACGAAAACCACCGACGACGCGAGTCTTTTCACCGTGTCTGATACAGAGAATAAGTTCACAGCTCTGGGTTGCGACACCATTTCTCACATCGACGGTTACAATGGCCGGAACTTCCGGAGTGGGTGTAGCATGATTTGCAGCAACGTATCTGATGTGATCAATGGTTCCTGTACGGGCATAGGTTGTTGCCAGACCTCAATCCCGAAGGGCTTGGGAAGCTTCAATGTATCTCTTGAGACCTATGAAAATCACACCCACGTCTTTGGTTTTAATCCTTGTAGCTACGCTTTCGTTGTTCAAAGTAGCTGGTTCAACTTCTCAGTCTCGGATCTCTTCAATTTCACAAGTGTTAACGGATCTGTCCCTCTCGTGTACGACTGGGCAGTGGATATAAAGTCTTGTGATGAAGCTGTGAAAAACCTAACTACTTACGCATGCAAAAATAGCGAATGTGTCACCTCCAAGAATGGTTTTGGCTACAGCTGCGTTTGTTCCAAAGGTTATGAAGGGAATCCTTACCTTCATGACGGATGCCAAG ACGTGGATGAATGTAAAGTCGCTACAAAAAATAATTGCTCTAAGAATGCTATATGCAAAAACACTCTTGGGAGTTATAGCTGCTATTGTTCAAAAGGCTTCTATGGTGACGGTTTTGAAAATGGGACTCGCTGTGTCAAAACGGTTTCTATTCCAGTGACAAAAATTATTgcag GTGTCATCGTTTGCATCATAGCTCTACCTATCTTCATTTGGCTTGTGtattgggcaattaagaaaAGACGGCTCATCAAACTTAGAGAAAAATTCTTCCAACAAAATGGAGGTATGTTATTGCAGCAACAAATAGCTTCATATAAAGGGGAAGATATTGCCCAGATTTTCACCATAGAAGGGCTAAAGATGGCAACCAATAACTTCCATGAGAGTCAAATAATTGGCCAAGGAGGGTTTGGTACAGTTTATAAAGGAACCTTACCTGGTGGCAAAGTTGTTGCCATTAAGCGATCCAAAACTGTTGACAAAGGCCAGATCATACAGTTTATAAATGAGGTGGATATCCTCTCTCAAATCAATCATAGGCATGTGGTGAAGCTCTTGGGTTGCTGTCTAGAGTCAGAGGTTCCTTTGTTAGTTTATGAATTTGTCTCCAATGGAACCCTTTACCAACATATCCATAGCGAGAATAAAACAACTTTTCTTTCATGGGATAATCGTTTAAGAATCGCTGCAGAAACCGCCGATGCATTGGCCTATTTGCACTCTTCTCATTCAGTACCTATCTTTCACAGAGATGTCAAGTCTTCTAATATACTACTGGATGATAAATACAGTGCTAGAGTATCTGATTTTGGAGCTTCAAGATTGGTTCCTATTGATCAAACTCAAAAGACAACAATGCTTCAAGGGACTCATGGGTACTTAGACCCGGAATGTCTTCCTACAGGCCAACTAACTGATAAAAGCGATGTTTATAGTTTTGGAGTAGTTCTTGTAGAGCTTTTGACTAGGAAAAAGCCGATTTTTATGAATGAATCTGGGGAATGGATAGCCCTTGCAATTTACTTTGTATCTACAATTAAAGATGGGAATCTTTTTCATATTCTTGATGAAACAATAGTAGATGATGATGGGAATAGACAACAGTTAACAATAGCTGCTGAGATTGCAAGAAGCTGCCtagaggaaagaagggaagaTAGGCCTGCAATGAAGGAAGTTGCAAAGGATCTTGATTCTTTGAAAATGATGTATGAGCAACCATTATCACAACATGTTCAGGAGGAGACTGATTTTTCTCTAGGTGGACCATCGACGAGCTCTACAGATCCAGTTTTTGAAATAGGATTTGGTAATAGTTTTAATGATGCTGATGATCTTTGTGAACATGGCAG gTGA
- the LOC122059191 gene encoding putative B3 domain-containing protein At2g27410 translates to MVLSIKLKLGKSGEEENHIRQQKMERLLKMEFKNHRDVLKEMVAMEFDSLGINSDSVFNNQEEMKEWITRKRHQLLKIDEEQNKKRKKGDSIPPNQMEEDDSTRLQPTSATMPSELLHAIITKHRGEDVVLVMEKTLTATDASSGHGRLSIPESRVKVEKFLSDAERRQASYSEIPVDALVLVMGAQKPELWSFNFKKWMMNKTGIYVLIRNWAKLVVDKNLLEGDTVQIWSFRSLQNGGGKKLCFAINVLQG, encoded by the coding sequence ATGGTGCTGTCCATCAAACTAAAACTTGGAAAATCTGGGGAGGAGGAGAATCATATTCGCCAACAAAAGATGGAACGCTTGCTTAAAATGGAGTTCAAAAATCACAGGGACGTTCTGAAGGAGATGGTAGCTATGGAGTTTGATTCCCTTGGCATAAACTCTGATTCTGTTTTCAATAATCAAGAGGAAATGAAGGAATGGATAACAAGGAAAAGACATCAATTGCTTAAAATTGATGaggagcaaaacaaaaagaggaagaaaggagataGTATTCCTCCAAACCAAATGGAGGAGGATGACAGTACCAGACTACAGCCTACATCAGCAACAATGCCTAGTGAGCTTCTGCATGCAATAATCACTAAACATAGAGGTGAGGATGTGGTGTTGGTAATGGAGAAGACACTAACAGCTACTGATGCGAGTTCGGGTCATGGTCGTCTATCCATACCAGAAAGCCGAGTAAAGGTTGAAAAGTTCTTAAGTGATGCAGAGAGAAGGCAAGCATCATACAGTGAGATACCTGTAGATGCTCTGGTTTTGGTAATGGGAGCCCAAAAGCCTGAATTGTGGAGCTTCAACTTTAAGAAATGGATGATGAACAAAACTGGCATTTATGTATTGATCAGAAACTGGGCCAAGTTGGTGGTGGACAAAAATTTACTAGAGGGTGATACAGTCCAGATCTGGTCCTTCAGAAGTTTACAAAATGGAGGAGGGAAGAAGCTCTGTTTTGCAATTAATGTTCTTCAGGGATGA